A stretch of Anolis sagrei isolate rAnoSag1 chromosome X, rAnoSag1.mat, whole genome shotgun sequence DNA encodes these proteins:
- the SRSF10 gene encoding serine/arginine-rich splicing factor 10 isoform X2 produces MSRYLRPPNTSLFVRNVADDTRCVSEDLRREFGRYGPIVDVYVPLDFYTRRPRGFAYVQFEDVRDAEDAFHNLDRKWICGRQIEIQFAQGDRKTPNQMKAKEGRNVYSSSRYDDYDRYRRSRSRSYERRRSRSRSFDYSYRRSYSPRNRPAGRRRRSRSRSDNDRFRHRNRSFSRSKSNSRSRSKSPPKNEMKAKSRSRSASRTKSRGTSKTDSKTQYKSSSRYEKEPRKKEPARSKSQSRSHSRSRSKSRSRS; encoded by the exons GTCTGAAGACTTGCGTCGTGAATTTGGTCGTTATGGTCCAATAGTTGATGTGTACGTACCTTTGGATTTCTACACTCGCCGTCCAAGAGGATTTGCTTATGTTCAAT TTGAGGATGTCCGTGATGCTGAGGATGCCTTTCATAATTTGGACCGGAAATGGATTTGTGGCCGTCAAATAGAAATCCAGTTTGCTCAAGGAGACCGGAAAA CACCAAACCAAAtgaaagcaaaagaaggaagaaacgTATACAGCTCTTCCCGTTACGATGACTATGACAGATACAGGCGTTCTAGAAGCCGCAGTTACGAAAGGAGGAGGTCAAGAAGCCGTTCTTTTGACTACAGCTATCGCAGATCTTATAGCCCTAGAAA TAGACCTGCTGGAAGACGCCGCCGTAGCAGAAGTCGTTCAGATAATGATAG GTTCAGACACCGTAACAGGTCTTTTTCAAGGTCAAAGTCCAATTCAAGATCACGCTCTAAGTCACCACCCAAAAACGAAATGAAGGCTAAGTCACGTTCTAGATCTGCATCTCGCACTAAATCTAGAGGCACCTCTAAAACGGATTCTAAGACACAATATAAGTCCAGCTCAAGATATGAAAAAGAACCAAGGAAAAAAGAACCAGCTAGATCCAAATCTCAGTCGAGATCGCATTCTAGATCTAGATCAAAATCCAGATCCCGGTCATAG
- the SRSF10 gene encoding serine/arginine-rich splicing factor 10 isoform X8, whose protein sequence is MSRYLRPPNTSLFVRNVADDTRSEDLRREFGRYGPIVDVYVPLDFYTRRPRGFAYVQFEDVRDAEDAFHNLDRKWICGRQIEIQFAQGDRKTPNQMKAKEGRNVYSSSRYDDYDRYRRSRSRSYERRRSRSRSFDYSYRRSYSPRNRPAGRRRRSRSRSDNDRFRHRNRSFSRSKSNSRSRSKSPPKNEMKAKSRSRSASRTKSRGTSKTDSKTQYKSSSRYEKEPRKKEPARSKSQSRSHSRSRSKSRSRS, encoded by the exons GTCTGAAGACTTGCGTCGTGAATTTGGTCGTTATGGTCCAATAGTTGATGTGTACGTACCTTTGGATTTCTACACTCGCCGTCCAAGAGGATTTGCTTATGTTCAAT TTGAGGATGTCCGTGATGCTGAGGATGCCTTTCATAATTTGGACCGGAAATGGATTTGTGGCCGTCAAATAGAAATCCAGTTTGCTCAAGGAGACCGGAAAA CACCAAACCAAAtgaaagcaaaagaaggaagaaacgTATACAGCTCTTCCCGTTACGATGACTATGACAGATACAGGCGTTCTAGAAGCCGCAGTTACGAAAGGAGGAGGTCAAGAAGCCGTTCTTTTGACTACAGCTATCGCAGATCTTATAGCCCTAGAAA TAGACCTGCTGGAAGACGCCGCCGTAGCAGAAGTCGTTCAGATAATGATAG GTTCAGACACCGTAACAGGTCTTTTTCAAGGTCAAAGTCCAATTCAAGATCACGCTCTAAGTCACCACCCAAAAACGAAATGAAGGCTAAGTCACGTTCTAGATCTGCATCTCGCACTAAATCTAGAGGCACCTCTAAAACGGATTCTAAGACACAATATAAGTCCAGCTCAAGATATGAAAAAGAACCAAGGAAAAAAGAACCAGCTAGATCCAAATCTCAGTCGAGATCGCATTCTAGATCTAGATCAAAATCCAGATCCCGGTCATAG
- the SRSF10 gene encoding serine/arginine-rich splicing factor 10 isoform X3, whose product MSRYLRPPNTSLFVRNVADDTRSEDLRREFGRYGPIVDVYVPLDFYTRRPRGFAYVQFEDVRDAEDAFHNLDRKWICGRQIEIQFAQGDRKTPNQMKAKEGRNVYSSSRYDDYDRYRRSRSRSYERRRSRSRSFDYSYRRSYSPRNSRPAGRRRRSRSRSDNDRFRHRNRSFSRSKSNSRSRSKSPPKNEMKAKSRSRSASRTKSRGTSKTDSKTQYKSSSRYEKEPRKKEPARSKSQSRSHSRSRSKSRSRS is encoded by the exons GTCTGAAGACTTGCGTCGTGAATTTGGTCGTTATGGTCCAATAGTTGATGTGTACGTACCTTTGGATTTCTACACTCGCCGTCCAAGAGGATTTGCTTATGTTCAAT TTGAGGATGTCCGTGATGCTGAGGATGCCTTTCATAATTTGGACCGGAAATGGATTTGTGGCCGTCAAATAGAAATCCAGTTTGCTCAAGGAGACCGGAAAA CACCAAACCAAAtgaaagcaaaagaaggaagaaacgTATACAGCTCTTCCCGTTACGATGACTATGACAGATACAGGCGTTCTAGAAGCCGCAGTTACGAAAGGAGGAGGTCAAGAAGCCGTTCTTTTGACTACAGCTATCGCAGATCTTATAGCCCTAGAAA CAGTAGACCTGCTGGAAGACGCCGCCGTAGCAGAAGTCGTTCAGATAATGATAG GTTCAGACACCGTAACAGGTCTTTTTCAAGGTCAAAGTCCAATTCAAGATCACGCTCTAAGTCACCACCCAAAAACGAAATGAAGGCTAAGTCACGTTCTAGATCTGCATCTCGCACTAAATCTAGAGGCACCTCTAAAACGGATTCTAAGACACAATATAAGTCCAGCTCAAGATATGAAAAAGAACCAAGGAAAAAAGAACCAGCTAGATCCAAATCTCAGTCGAGATCGCATTCTAGATCTAGATCAAAATCCAGATCCCGGTCATAG
- the PNRC2 gene encoding proline-rich nuclear receptor coactivator 2, translating into MGGGERFNIPSSQPRNATKSHQQLNNRKKSKDQNSQMKKIHKKERGHGCTPSSAAWQAMQNGGKNTIHFPTNQTWNPALSHSFFIPQSNQNYAGAKFSEPPSPSVLPKPPSHWVSVSLNPADKEIMTFQLKTLLKVQA; encoded by the coding sequence ATGGGCGGTGGAGAAAGGTTCAACATTCCATCTAGCCAGCCCAGAAATGCTACCAAGAGCCATCAACAACTGAACAACAGGAAAAAAAGCAAAGATCAAAATTCCCAGATGAAGAAGATCCACAAAAAGGAGAGGGGACATGGGTGCACTCCATCCTCTGCGGCATGGCAGGCCATGCAAAATGGGGGAAAGAACACAATACATTTCCCAACCAACCAGACTTGGAATCCAGCTTTATCCCACTCATTCTTCATACCTCAAAGCAATCAGAACTACGCTGGAGCGAAATTCAGTGAGCCACCGTCTCCAAGTGTTCTCCCCAAGCCGCCAAGCCACTGGGTATCTGTTTCACTTAATCCCGCTGACAAAGAAATCATGACTTTTCAACTTAAGACCTTGCTTAAAGTTCAAGCTTGA
- the SRSF10 gene encoding serine/arginine-rich splicing factor 10 isoform X1, translating into MSRYLRPPNTSLFVRNVADDTRCVSEDLRREFGRYGPIVDVYVPLDFYTRRPRGFAYVQFEDVRDAEDAFHNLDRKWICGRQIEIQFAQGDRKTPNQMKAKEGRNVYSSSRYDDYDRYRRSRSRSYERRRSRSRSFDYSYRRSYSPRNSRPAGRRRRSRSRSDNDRFRHRNRSFSRSKSNSRSRSKSPPKNEMKAKSRSRSASRTKSRGTSKTDSKTQYKSSSRYEKEPRKKEPARSKSQSRSHSRSRSKSRSRS; encoded by the exons GTCTGAAGACTTGCGTCGTGAATTTGGTCGTTATGGTCCAATAGTTGATGTGTACGTACCTTTGGATTTCTACACTCGCCGTCCAAGAGGATTTGCTTATGTTCAAT TTGAGGATGTCCGTGATGCTGAGGATGCCTTTCATAATTTGGACCGGAAATGGATTTGTGGCCGTCAAATAGAAATCCAGTTTGCTCAAGGAGACCGGAAAA CACCAAACCAAAtgaaagcaaaagaaggaagaaacgTATACAGCTCTTCCCGTTACGATGACTATGACAGATACAGGCGTTCTAGAAGCCGCAGTTACGAAAGGAGGAGGTCAAGAAGCCGTTCTTTTGACTACAGCTATCGCAGATCTTATAGCCCTAGAAA CAGTAGACCTGCTGGAAGACGCCGCCGTAGCAGAAGTCGTTCAGATAATGATAG GTTCAGACACCGTAACAGGTCTTTTTCAAGGTCAAAGTCCAATTCAAGATCACGCTCTAAGTCACCACCCAAAAACGAAATGAAGGCTAAGTCACGTTCTAGATCTGCATCTCGCACTAAATCTAGAGGCACCTCTAAAACGGATTCTAAGACACAATATAAGTCCAGCTCAAGATATGAAAAAGAACCAAGGAAAAAAGAACCAGCTAGATCCAAATCTCAGTCGAGATCGCATTCTAGATCTAGATCAAAATCCAGATCCCGGTCATAG